A region from the Andrena cerasifolii isolate SP2316 chromosome 9, iyAndCera1_principal, whole genome shotgun sequence genome encodes:
- the Mdr49 gene encoding multi drug resistance 49 isoform X1, producing the protein MTRRIYQWTANPREKAQGMEMEPRKTNSHHQEKIFLKYTLQDAGKDKEETEYMLQENGAPIEFVPPQTKEEDKPAPAEPSLPPVPYFKLFRFATCGELMLMVGGLIMGTLTGLCIPISTIQYGEFTTLLVDRNLENHTSTPTLIMKWFGGGMVLGPNATYEERMIALYDDSVAFGVSSAALSTFQFIFAVFTVDLLNIAASRQIARLRKMFLRAVLRQDMTWYDTNTSTNFASRITEDLDKMKDGISEKLGVFTYLMVSFISSIVISFVYGWKLTLVVLSCAPIIVIATAVVAKVQSSLTALELNAYGQAGTVAEEVLGAIRTVIAFNGEQKEVDRYAEKLVPADRTGIRRGMWSGVGGGVMWFIIYISYAVAFWYGVQLILEDRPKEVKEYTPAVLVIVFFGVLAGAQNMGLTSPHLEAFAVARGSAAAIFQVLDHVPPIDSLSKEGQRLPTVNGEIEFKNVHFQYPARREVKVLQGLNLKINRGETVALVGGSGCGKSTCLQLIQRLYDPHQGQVLLDSVDVAKLNVQWLRSHIGVVGQEPVLFDTTIRENIRYGNESITEEEMIKAAKEANAHDFISKLPEGYDSPVGERGSQMSGGQKQRIAIARALVRRPAILLLDEATSALDLHSEATVQRALDAASKGRTTIVVTHRLSTITNADRIVFIKDGVVVEDGTHEQLLALGKHYYGLVSADASATARAKATASAAKTVTAVIKKQKPQLKRQFSTLSMHSHRLSLAGASETSGNPLEEHEKPYDAPMMRIFGLNKPEWPFNIIGCLAAAMVGASFPAFAVLFGEVYYVLGLQDDDEVRRETVNFSIMFLVVGIVTGVGTFLQMYMFGLAGVRMTTRIRRMTFAAMLKQEMGWYDEDTNSVGALCARLSSDAGAVQGATGTRIGSILQALSTLVLGIGLSMYYTWKMTLVSVVSIPLVLGAVFFEARVMSGQGLQEKKKMEAATRIAIEAISNIRTVASLGKEEAFLARYCVELDHVAAATRIRNRLRGLVFSCGQTTPFFGYALSLYYGGSLVATEGLNYQDVIKVSEALIFGSWMLGQALAFAPNFNTAKISAGRIFKLLDRVPEIASPPDSEDKDLDWKAEGLIQFSKVEFQYPTRSEMQILQGLNLIVKPGQMVALVGQSGCGKSTCIQLLQRLYDPISGTVTLDRRDITSVSLRNLRSQLGVVGQEPVLFDRTIAENIAYGDNSRCVQMEEVIEAAKKSNIHSFVSSLPLGYDTRLGSKGTQLSGGQKQRIAIARALVRNPRVLLLDEATSALDTQSEKVVQAALDKAMEGRTCITIAHRLATIRNADVICVLEKGKVAEMGTHDDLIAADGLYAHLHALQEAAME; encoded by the exons ATGACACGGCGAATTTATCAGTGGACCGCAAACCCGCGCGAGAAGGCGCAGGGTATGGAAATGGAACCCCGCAAAACAAACTCTCACCACCAGGAAAAAATATTCTTGAAGT ACACGCTCCAAGACGCGGGGAAGGATAAAGAGGAAACTGAGTATATGCTACAAGAGAATGGCGCACCAAT TGAGTTCGTGCCACCACAAACCAAGGAGGAGGACAAGCCTGCCCCTGCAGAGCCTTCCTTACCACCGGTGCCTTACTTCAAACTC TTTCGATTTGCAACATGCGGGGAGCTGATGCTGATGGTCGGCGGCCTGATCATGGGAACCCTGACAGGCCTCTGCATCCCCATCTCGACGATCCAGTACGGTGAATTCACCACGCTGCTGGTGGATCGCAACCTGGAGAATCACACGAGCACGCCGACGCTTATAATGAAGTGGTTCGGGGGCGGAATGGTCTT GGGACCTAACGCCACGTACGAGGAAAGAATGATCGCGCTGTATGACGACTCGGTGGCCTTTGGCGTGTCTTCCGCGGCGCTATCCACGTTCCAATTCATCTTTGCCGTGTTCACGGTCGATTTGCTTAACATCGCGGCCTCTAGACAGATTGCACGATTGCGCAAGATGTTCCTGCGTGCCGTGCTCAGGCAGGACATGACGTGGTACGACACCAACACGTCGACAAACTTCGCCAGCAGGATCACCGA GGACCTGGACAAGATGAAGGACGGTATCAGCGAGAAGCTCGGAGTCTTCACGTACCTGATGGTCTCCTTCATCTCCTCCATCGTTATATCGTTCGTGTACGGGTGGAAGTTGACGCTGGTGGTGTTGAGTTGCGCGCCAATCATCGTGATAGCCACGGCCGTGGTGGCGAAGGTCCAAAGCTCTCTCACCGCTCTGGAGCTGAACGCTTACGGCCAGGCGGGGACTGTCGCTGAGGAGGTCCTGGGCGCCATCAGGACCGTGATCGCGTTCAATGGCGAGCAAAAGGAGGTGGACAGATACGCGGAGAAGCTGGTGCCCGCGGATAGAACGGGCATAAGGCGAGGAATGTGGTCCGGAGTCGGCGGAGGAGTCATGTGGTTCATCATCTACATCAGCTACGCCGTGGCGTTCTG GTACGGTGTCCAGCTAATTTTGGAGGACAGACCCAAGGAGGTGAAGGAGTACACCCCCGCTGTCCTGGTCATAGTGTTCTTCGGCGTCCTGGCAGGTGCCCAGAACATGGGCCTGACGTCGCCTCATCTCGAGGCGTTCGCGGTCGCGAGGGGCTCCGCCGCTGCCATATTCCAGGTGCTCGATCACGTGCCACCGATCGACAGCTTGAGCAAGGAGGGCCAGAGGCTTCCAACCGTCAACGGCGAGATCGAGTTCAAGAACGTGCACTTCCAGTACCCGGCCCGAAGAGAAGTGAAGGTGCTTCAAGGTCTGAATCTCAAGATCAATCGCGGGGAGACGGTCGCCCTTGTCGGCGGATCCGGCTGCGGAAAATCGACCTGCCTGCAGCTCATCCAACGGCTCTACGATCCCCATCAAGGACAA GTGCTGCTGGACAGCGTGGACGTGGCCAAGCTGAATGTTCAATGGCTCCGTTCGCACATAGGCGTGGTCGGGCAGGAGCCTGTGCTGTTTGACACGACGATACGGGAGAATATCCGTTACGGAAATGAGAGCATTACCGAGGAGGAGATGATCAAAGCCGCGAAGGAAGCGAACGCTCACGACTTCATCAGCAAACTGCCCGAG GGTTACGACAGCCCAGTTGGGGAGCGTGGGTCGCAAATGTCGGGCGGACAGAAGCAGAGGATCGCGATTGCGCGAGCCCTGGTCAGACGACCGGCCATACTTTTGTTGGACGAGGCGACTTCCGCCCTGGATCTCCACAGCGAGGCGACCGTGCAAAGGGCCCTGGACGCCGCGTCAAAGGGCAGAACGACCATTGTCGTCACTCACCGGCTGTCCACCATCACCAACGCCGACCGGATAGTATTTATAAAGGACGGAGTAGTAGTCGAGGACGGCACCCACGAGCAGCTGCTCGCCCTCGGGAAACACTATTACGGCCTGGTTTCCGCCGACGCCAGCGCGACCGCCAGAG CGAAAGCAACGGCATCGGCCGCGAAGACAGTGACAGCAGTCATAAAGAAACAGAAGCCGCAATTGAAACGACAGTTCTCCACTCTGTCGATGCACTCTCATCGTTTGTCTTTGGCGGGCGCCTCGGAGACCTCGGGGAATCCACTGGAGGAGCATGAGAAGCCGTACGATGCACCGATGATGAGGATATTCGGGCTCAACAAGCCGGAATGGCCTTTCAATATAATCG GGTGTCTAGCAGCAGCGATGGTGGGCGCGTCGTTCCCAGCGTTCGCAGTCCTCTTCGGTGAAGTGTATTACGTGCTGGGTCTCCAAGACGACGACGAAGTGCGTCGCGAGACGGTGAACTTCTCCATCATGTTCCTCGTGGTCGGGATCGTGACTGGCGTGGGCACGTTCCTGCAGATGTACATGTTTGGTCTGGCTGGCGTGCGTATGACCACGAGGATCAGGCGGATGACGTTCGCCGCGATGCTGAAGCAAGAGATGGGCTGGTACGACGAGGACACGAACAGCGTGGGCGCGCTCTGCGCCAGGCTCTCCTCGGACGCCGGCGCTGTTCAGGGTGCGACGGGGACTCGCATAGGCTCCATTCTTCAGGCCCTGTCGACGCTGGTGCTCGGGATAGGCCTGTCCATGTACTACACCTGGAAGATGACGCTGGTCTCGGTGGTCTCGATACCGTTGGTGCTCGGCGCGGTGTTCTTCGAAGCGAGGGTGATGAGCGGCCAGGGCTtgcaggagaagaagaagatggagGCAGCCACGAGGATCGCCATCGAGGCGATCTCGAACATTAGAACCGTGGCTAGTCTGGGTAAGGAGGAGGCATTCTTGGCGCGATACTGTGTCGAGCTGGATCACGTGGCTGCCGCCACCAGAATCAGAAACAGACTCAGGGGATTAGTGTTCTCCTGTGGCCAGACAACACCTTTCTTCGGCTACGCCCTGAGTCTTTACTACGGCGGATCACTGGTGGCCACCGAGGGCCTCAACTATCAGGACGTGATCAAGGTGTCCGAGGCGTTGATCTTCGGCTCGTGGATGCTGGGACAGGCTCTAGCTTTCGCTCCCAACTTCAACACCGCCAAGATCTCCGCTGGAAGAATATTCAAGCTACTGGACAGGGTCCCGGAGATCGCCTCCCCCCCAGACTCGGAAGACAAAGATCTGGACTGG AAAGCGGAAGGTCTGATACAGTTCTCGAAGGTCGAGTTCCAGTATCCAACGCGTTCGGAGATGCAGATTCTGCAGGGCCTGAATCTGATAGTGAAGCCTGGCCAGATGGTCGCCCTGGTCGGGCAAAGTGGATGTGGCAAGTCCACCTGCATCCAGCTGCTTCAACGACTGTACGATCCCATCTCTGGCACCGTGACGTTGGACCGTCGCGACATCACCTCGGTCTCGTTGCGCAATCTACGCTCTCAGCTCGGCGTGGTCGGTCAGGAGCCGGTCCTGTTCGACAGGACGATCGCCGAGAACATCGCCTACGGTGACAATTCTCGTTGCGTGCAGATGGAGGAGGTAATCGAGGCCGCTAAGAAGTCGAACATCCACAGCTTCGTCAGCTCTCTACCATTA GGGTACGATACTAGGTTAGGATCTAAGGGCACGCAGCTCTCTGGTGGACAGAAGCAACGTATAGCGATAGCGCGAGCTTTGGTCAGGAATCCTCGAGTCCTGCTCCTGGACGAAGCCACCTCTGCCCTTGACACTCAGAGTGAGAAG GTGGTGCAAGCCGCGCTGGACAAAGCCATGGAGGGCAGAACGTGCATCACCATCGCGCATCGTCTGGCCACTATAAGGAACGCGGACGTGATCTGCGTGCTGGAGAAGGGAAAGGTCGCGGAGATGGGCACTCACGACGATCTAATAGCGGCCGACGGCCTCTACGCTCATCTGCACGCCCTCCAGGAAGCAGCGATGGAGTAG
- the Mdr49 gene encoding multi drug resistance 49 isoform X2: protein MRDDTANLSVDRKPAREGAGYGNGTPQNKLSPPGKNILEVEFVPPQTKEEDKPAPAEPSLPPVPYFKLFRFATCGELMLMVGGLIMGTLTGLCIPISTIQYGEFTTLLVDRNLENHTSTPTLIMKWFGGGMVLGPNATYEERMIALYDDSVAFGVSSAALSTFQFIFAVFTVDLLNIAASRQIARLRKMFLRAVLRQDMTWYDTNTSTNFASRITEDLDKMKDGISEKLGVFTYLMVSFISSIVISFVYGWKLTLVVLSCAPIIVIATAVVAKVQSSLTALELNAYGQAGTVAEEVLGAIRTVIAFNGEQKEVDRYAEKLVPADRTGIRRGMWSGVGGGVMWFIIYISYAVAFWYGVQLILEDRPKEVKEYTPAVLVIVFFGVLAGAQNMGLTSPHLEAFAVARGSAAAIFQVLDHVPPIDSLSKEGQRLPTVNGEIEFKNVHFQYPARREVKVLQGLNLKINRGETVALVGGSGCGKSTCLQLIQRLYDPHQGQVLLDSVDVAKLNVQWLRSHIGVVGQEPVLFDTTIRENIRYGNESITEEEMIKAAKEANAHDFISKLPEGYDSPVGERGSQMSGGQKQRIAIARALVRRPAILLLDEATSALDLHSEATVQRALDAASKGRTTIVVTHRLSTITNADRIVFIKDGVVVEDGTHEQLLALGKHYYGLVSADASATARAKATASAAKTVTAVIKKQKPQLKRQFSTLSMHSHRLSLAGASETSGNPLEEHEKPYDAPMMRIFGLNKPEWPFNIIGCLAAAMVGASFPAFAVLFGEVYYVLGLQDDDEVRRETVNFSIMFLVVGIVTGVGTFLQMYMFGLAGVRMTTRIRRMTFAAMLKQEMGWYDEDTNSVGALCARLSSDAGAVQGATGTRIGSILQALSTLVLGIGLSMYYTWKMTLVSVVSIPLVLGAVFFEARVMSGQGLQEKKKMEAATRIAIEAISNIRTVASLGKEEAFLARYCVELDHVAAATRIRNRLRGLVFSCGQTTPFFGYALSLYYGGSLVATEGLNYQDVIKVSEALIFGSWMLGQALAFAPNFNTAKISAGRIFKLLDRVPEIASPPDSEDKDLDWKAEGLIQFSKVEFQYPTRSEMQILQGLNLIVKPGQMVALVGQSGCGKSTCIQLLQRLYDPISGTVTLDRRDITSVSLRNLRSQLGVVGQEPVLFDRTIAENIAYGDNSRCVQMEEVIEAAKKSNIHSFVSSLPLGYDTRLGSKGTQLSGGQKQRIAIARALVRNPRVLLLDEATSALDTQSEKVVQAALDKAMEGRTCITIAHRLATIRNADVICVLEKGKVAEMGTHDDLIAADGLYAHLHALQEAAME, encoded by the exons ATGCGCGATGACACGGCGAATTTATCAGTGGACCGCAAACCCGCGCGAGAAGGCGCAGGGTATGGAAATGGAACCCCGCAAAACAAACTCTCACCACCAGGAAAAAATATTCTTGAAGT TGAGTTCGTGCCACCACAAACCAAGGAGGAGGACAAGCCTGCCCCTGCAGAGCCTTCCTTACCACCGGTGCCTTACTTCAAACTC TTTCGATTTGCAACATGCGGGGAGCTGATGCTGATGGTCGGCGGCCTGATCATGGGAACCCTGACAGGCCTCTGCATCCCCATCTCGACGATCCAGTACGGTGAATTCACCACGCTGCTGGTGGATCGCAACCTGGAGAATCACACGAGCACGCCGACGCTTATAATGAAGTGGTTCGGGGGCGGAATGGTCTT GGGACCTAACGCCACGTACGAGGAAAGAATGATCGCGCTGTATGACGACTCGGTGGCCTTTGGCGTGTCTTCCGCGGCGCTATCCACGTTCCAATTCATCTTTGCCGTGTTCACGGTCGATTTGCTTAACATCGCGGCCTCTAGACAGATTGCACGATTGCGCAAGATGTTCCTGCGTGCCGTGCTCAGGCAGGACATGACGTGGTACGACACCAACACGTCGACAAACTTCGCCAGCAGGATCACCGA GGACCTGGACAAGATGAAGGACGGTATCAGCGAGAAGCTCGGAGTCTTCACGTACCTGATGGTCTCCTTCATCTCCTCCATCGTTATATCGTTCGTGTACGGGTGGAAGTTGACGCTGGTGGTGTTGAGTTGCGCGCCAATCATCGTGATAGCCACGGCCGTGGTGGCGAAGGTCCAAAGCTCTCTCACCGCTCTGGAGCTGAACGCTTACGGCCAGGCGGGGACTGTCGCTGAGGAGGTCCTGGGCGCCATCAGGACCGTGATCGCGTTCAATGGCGAGCAAAAGGAGGTGGACAGATACGCGGAGAAGCTGGTGCCCGCGGATAGAACGGGCATAAGGCGAGGAATGTGGTCCGGAGTCGGCGGAGGAGTCATGTGGTTCATCATCTACATCAGCTACGCCGTGGCGTTCTG GTACGGTGTCCAGCTAATTTTGGAGGACAGACCCAAGGAGGTGAAGGAGTACACCCCCGCTGTCCTGGTCATAGTGTTCTTCGGCGTCCTGGCAGGTGCCCAGAACATGGGCCTGACGTCGCCTCATCTCGAGGCGTTCGCGGTCGCGAGGGGCTCCGCCGCTGCCATATTCCAGGTGCTCGATCACGTGCCACCGATCGACAGCTTGAGCAAGGAGGGCCAGAGGCTTCCAACCGTCAACGGCGAGATCGAGTTCAAGAACGTGCACTTCCAGTACCCGGCCCGAAGAGAAGTGAAGGTGCTTCAAGGTCTGAATCTCAAGATCAATCGCGGGGAGACGGTCGCCCTTGTCGGCGGATCCGGCTGCGGAAAATCGACCTGCCTGCAGCTCATCCAACGGCTCTACGATCCCCATCAAGGACAA GTGCTGCTGGACAGCGTGGACGTGGCCAAGCTGAATGTTCAATGGCTCCGTTCGCACATAGGCGTGGTCGGGCAGGAGCCTGTGCTGTTTGACACGACGATACGGGAGAATATCCGTTACGGAAATGAGAGCATTACCGAGGAGGAGATGATCAAAGCCGCGAAGGAAGCGAACGCTCACGACTTCATCAGCAAACTGCCCGAG GGTTACGACAGCCCAGTTGGGGAGCGTGGGTCGCAAATGTCGGGCGGACAGAAGCAGAGGATCGCGATTGCGCGAGCCCTGGTCAGACGACCGGCCATACTTTTGTTGGACGAGGCGACTTCCGCCCTGGATCTCCACAGCGAGGCGACCGTGCAAAGGGCCCTGGACGCCGCGTCAAAGGGCAGAACGACCATTGTCGTCACTCACCGGCTGTCCACCATCACCAACGCCGACCGGATAGTATTTATAAAGGACGGAGTAGTAGTCGAGGACGGCACCCACGAGCAGCTGCTCGCCCTCGGGAAACACTATTACGGCCTGGTTTCCGCCGACGCCAGCGCGACCGCCAGAG CGAAAGCAACGGCATCGGCCGCGAAGACAGTGACAGCAGTCATAAAGAAACAGAAGCCGCAATTGAAACGACAGTTCTCCACTCTGTCGATGCACTCTCATCGTTTGTCTTTGGCGGGCGCCTCGGAGACCTCGGGGAATCCACTGGAGGAGCATGAGAAGCCGTACGATGCACCGATGATGAGGATATTCGGGCTCAACAAGCCGGAATGGCCTTTCAATATAATCG GGTGTCTAGCAGCAGCGATGGTGGGCGCGTCGTTCCCAGCGTTCGCAGTCCTCTTCGGTGAAGTGTATTACGTGCTGGGTCTCCAAGACGACGACGAAGTGCGTCGCGAGACGGTGAACTTCTCCATCATGTTCCTCGTGGTCGGGATCGTGACTGGCGTGGGCACGTTCCTGCAGATGTACATGTTTGGTCTGGCTGGCGTGCGTATGACCACGAGGATCAGGCGGATGACGTTCGCCGCGATGCTGAAGCAAGAGATGGGCTGGTACGACGAGGACACGAACAGCGTGGGCGCGCTCTGCGCCAGGCTCTCCTCGGACGCCGGCGCTGTTCAGGGTGCGACGGGGACTCGCATAGGCTCCATTCTTCAGGCCCTGTCGACGCTGGTGCTCGGGATAGGCCTGTCCATGTACTACACCTGGAAGATGACGCTGGTCTCGGTGGTCTCGATACCGTTGGTGCTCGGCGCGGTGTTCTTCGAAGCGAGGGTGATGAGCGGCCAGGGCTtgcaggagaagaagaagatggagGCAGCCACGAGGATCGCCATCGAGGCGATCTCGAACATTAGAACCGTGGCTAGTCTGGGTAAGGAGGAGGCATTCTTGGCGCGATACTGTGTCGAGCTGGATCACGTGGCTGCCGCCACCAGAATCAGAAACAGACTCAGGGGATTAGTGTTCTCCTGTGGCCAGACAACACCTTTCTTCGGCTACGCCCTGAGTCTTTACTACGGCGGATCACTGGTGGCCACCGAGGGCCTCAACTATCAGGACGTGATCAAGGTGTCCGAGGCGTTGATCTTCGGCTCGTGGATGCTGGGACAGGCTCTAGCTTTCGCTCCCAACTTCAACACCGCCAAGATCTCCGCTGGAAGAATATTCAAGCTACTGGACAGGGTCCCGGAGATCGCCTCCCCCCCAGACTCGGAAGACAAAGATCTGGACTGG AAAGCGGAAGGTCTGATACAGTTCTCGAAGGTCGAGTTCCAGTATCCAACGCGTTCGGAGATGCAGATTCTGCAGGGCCTGAATCTGATAGTGAAGCCTGGCCAGATGGTCGCCCTGGTCGGGCAAAGTGGATGTGGCAAGTCCACCTGCATCCAGCTGCTTCAACGACTGTACGATCCCATCTCTGGCACCGTGACGTTGGACCGTCGCGACATCACCTCGGTCTCGTTGCGCAATCTACGCTCTCAGCTCGGCGTGGTCGGTCAGGAGCCGGTCCTGTTCGACAGGACGATCGCCGAGAACATCGCCTACGGTGACAATTCTCGTTGCGTGCAGATGGAGGAGGTAATCGAGGCCGCTAAGAAGTCGAACATCCACAGCTTCGTCAGCTCTCTACCATTA GGGTACGATACTAGGTTAGGATCTAAGGGCACGCAGCTCTCTGGTGGACAGAAGCAACGTATAGCGATAGCGCGAGCTTTGGTCAGGAATCCTCGAGTCCTGCTCCTGGACGAAGCCACCTCTGCCCTTGACACTCAGAGTGAGAAG GTGGTGCAAGCCGCGCTGGACAAAGCCATGGAGGGCAGAACGTGCATCACCATCGCGCATCGTCTGGCCACTATAAGGAACGCGGACGTGATCTGCGTGCTGGAGAAGGGAAAGGTCGCGGAGATGGGCACTCACGACGATCTAATAGCGGCCGACGGCCTCTACGCTCATCTGCACGCCCTCCAGGAAGCAGCGATGGAGTAG